In a genomic window of Anoxybacter fermentans:
- a CDS encoding xanthine dehydrogenase family protein molybdopterin-binding subunit codes for MKKRGVGIATIMFGFGYGEGFPDHSIASLRVKPDGRVELKTAAADVGQGVHTIVTQIAAEVLSVPVDMIDLVGGDTAITKNSGSTSATRQTFFTGNAVKNAAQMLKGQINDLAVKVFKKTYPELYLDGGYVVPHGAEEDKISFAELARIAESKGEKLEAEACYFPITTPPDPETGQGERVYMSYTFVTQIAEVEVDTETGQVEVLRFVTVPDVGQAIHPQNVEGQIEGGTAMGMGMALMEEVIFDEEGFLLNPDFSTYLIPTALDVPRIETVIVEDEEPLGPFGAKGIGEPATIATAPAIINAIYNACGVRIKELPATPEKILRELNKKSAGN; via the coding sequence GTGAAAAAAAGAGGTGTTGGGATAGCAACAATAATGTTTGGTTTTGGGTATGGAGAAGGATTTCCCGATCATTCTATTGCTTCGTTAAGGGTGAAACCCGACGGTAGGGTGGAACTGAAGACTGCAGCAGCCGATGTGGGCCAGGGAGTGCATACGATTGTTACCCAGATTGCTGCTGAAGTTCTCTCAGTCCCGGTGGATATGATTGACCTTGTGGGTGGAGATACTGCCATTACCAAAAATTCAGGTTCTACTTCTGCTACCCGTCAGACTTTCTTTACCGGAAATGCAGTAAAAAATGCTGCCCAAATGCTTAAAGGGCAGATTAATGATCTGGCAGTTAAGGTCTTTAAGAAAACCTATCCTGAACTATATCTGGATGGAGGGTATGTAGTTCCTCATGGTGCAGAAGAGGATAAAATCAGTTTTGCTGAGCTAGCCAGAATTGCAGAAAGTAAAGGAGAAAAGCTGGAAGCAGAAGCTTGTTATTTCCCCATCACTACACCGCCTGACCCAGAGACAGGCCAGGGTGAACGGGTTTATATGTCCTATACATTTGTAACTCAGATTGCAGAAGTAGAAGTAGACACAGAAACGGGTCAGGTTGAAGTGTTACGATTTGTGACTGTTCCTGATGTAGGGCAGGCTATTCATCCCCAAAATGTGGAAGGTCAGATTGAAGGCGGTACGGCAATGGGGATGGGAATGGCTTTAATGGAAGAAGTTATCTTTGATGAAGAAGGATTTCTTTTAAATCCTGATTTTTCTACCTATCTAATTCCTACAGCTTTAGATGTTCCACGGATTGAGACAGTAATTGTGGAGGATGAGGAACCCCTTGGACCATTTGGTGCCAAAGGAATTGGTGAACCAGCAACTATTGCTACTGCTCCTGCTATCATCAATGCAATATATAATGCCTGTGGAGTGCGAATTAAAGAGCTTCCGGCCACTCCAGAAAAAATTCTTCGTGAATTAAATAAAAAATCGGCAGGTAATTAA